Below is a genomic region from Burkholderia pseudomultivorans.
GCAGCGGACTCACGGCAACCTTGTAGAAGCGCAGCAAGGCGATCAATACCGTTTCCATACCTTGGGCGGCGCCGTACGACGCCGCTTCAAAACCGGCCGGGCATGCGCGAACGCCGCGCCACGGCTCGGATGCGTCACTCGGACGCGGGCTTCGACGCGCGGCGGACGACTTCCCGGGCGGCCTTGTCGAGCAGCTCGCGGATTTCGTCCGCGCACAACGCCGCGAGCGGGGCCGAAGCCGCACTCGGCAGCGCTTTCCTGTCGAAGCGCGTATGCAGGCGCAGCAGCAGGTCGAACCCGGCGAACTCGGCCCGGCGCACGCGAAACGCTTCGCGCGCGAGCCGCTTCACGAGGTTGCGCGTCACTGCACGCGGCGCGTACTTCTTGCCGATGACGAGCCCCAGTCGCGCGGGCTGGCCGGTCGGCTTGCCGTAGATCACGAAGTGCGCGGAGCGCCGCCACGGGCGCAAACGAAAAACGGATGAAAATTCATCCGTTTTCAGAAGTCGCGCAGCTTTCGGGAAGGCGGCTTTCGTCTGCAACGGATTCTCACCCG
It encodes:
- the rnpA gene encoding ribonuclease P protein component, coding for MSAVRSPAEGAVEPGENPLQTKAAFPKAARLLKTDEFSSVFRLRPWRRSAHFVIYGKPTGQPARLGLVIGKKYAPRAVTRNLVKRLAREAFRVRRAEFAGFDLLLRLHTRFDRKALPSAASAPLAALCADEIRELLDKAAREVVRRASKPASE